One bacterium DNA segment encodes these proteins:
- a CDS encoding ThiF family adenylyltransferase — protein MNHFRQERILPIDAIVFPVTVIGAGGIGSPTTLMLAKIGFENITLIDSDAIEDHNVPNHLLWGPTDAGRPKVDTAHERVLCLTGIAIKKHACSFPNESLPTLSGIVISGVDSMESRKAIWSKVAWNSKIPVYLDARTGVGTKGQWMEIHTVRPSCLEDVEFYEKHLHEAQDIDPDLACDAFLPVNMAIASLIGSQLTHWLMQEPYWQRLVFNLKNLTLIRQEERQKS, from the coding sequence ATGAACCACTTCAGACAAGAGCGCATCCTGCCTATAGACGCCATCGTATTTCCCGTAACCGTCATCGGCGCAGGAGGCATCGGAAGTCCGACAACATTGATGCTTGCCAAGATCGGGTTTGAGAATATCACGCTCATCGATTCGGATGCCATAGAGGACCATAACGTGCCAAACCATCTCCTGTGGGGACCGACGGACGCGGGCAGACCGAAGGTTGACACGGCGCATGAACGCGTGCTATGCTTGACCGGAATTGCTATAAAGAAACACGCCTGCTCATTTCCAAACGAATCGCTCCCGACACTTAGCGGCATCGTCATCTCGGGCGTCGATTCCATGGAATCCCGCAAAGCCATCTGGAGCAAGGTAGCCTGGAACAGCAAAATTCCAGTTTATCTCGACGCACGAACCGGCGTGGGTACAAAAGGCCAATGGATGGAAATACATACTGTCCGTCCCTCCTGCCTCGAGGATGTTGAGTTCTACGAAAAACATCTTCACGAGGCGCAAGACATCGACCCGGACCTTGCTTGCGACGCATTCCTGCCGGTGAACATGGCAATCGCCTCGCTCATCGGCTCGCAACTTACGCATTGGCTCATGCAAGAGCCTTACTGGCAACGTCTGGTTTTCAACCTCAAGAATTTGACGCTCATCCGCCAGGAAGAGCGTCAAAAATCCTAA